Proteins encoded together in one Microcebus murinus isolate Inina chromosome 18, M.murinus_Inina_mat1.0, whole genome shotgun sequence window:
- the C1QL1 gene encoding C1q-related factor, producing MLLVLVVLIPVLVSSGGPDGHYEMLGTCRMVCDPYPARGPGTGARPDGGDALSEQSGAPPPSTLVQGPQGKPGRTGKPGPPGPPGDPGPPGPVGPPGEKGEPGKPGPPGLPGAGGSGAISTATYTTVPRVAFYAGLKNPHEGYEVLKFDDVVTNLGNNYDAASGKFTCNIPGTYFFTYHVLMRGGDGTSMWADLCKNGQVRASAIAQDADQNYDYASNSVILHLDAGDEVFIKLDGGKAHGGNSNKYSTFSGFIIYSD from the exons ATGCTGCTGGTGCTGGTGGTGCTGATCCCCGTGCTCGTGAGCTCGGGCGGCCCGGACGGCCACTATGAGATGCTGGGCACCTGCCGCATGGTGTGCGACCCCTACCCCGCGCGGGGCCCCGGCACCGGCGCGCGGCCCGACGGCGGCGACGCCCTGAGCGAGCAAAGCGGCGCGCCCCCGCCCTCCACGTTGGTGCAGGGCCCCCAGGGGAAGCCGGGCCGCACCGGCAAGCCAGGCCCCCCCGGGCCTCCCGGGGACCCGGGTCCTCCAGGCCCTGTGGGGCCGCCCGGGGAGAAGGGTGAGCCAGGCAAGCCGGGCCCTCCGGGGCTACCGGGCGCAGGCGGCAGCGGCGCCATCAGCACGGCCACCTACACCACGGTGCCCCGCGTGGCCTTCTACGCCGGCCTCAAGAACCCCCACGAGGGTTACGAGGTGCTCAAGTTTGACGACGTGGTCACCAACCTAGGCAACAACTACGACGCGGCCAGCGGCAAGTTTACGTGCAACATTCCGGGCACCTACTTTTTCACCTACCATGTCCTCATGCGCGGCGGCGACGGGACCAGTATGTGGGCGGACCTCTGCAAGAACGGCCAG GTGCGGGCCAGTGCCATCGCCCAGGACGCAGACCAGAACTACGATTACGCCAGCAACAGCGTGATCCTGCACCTGGATGCGGGCGACGAGGTCTTTATCAAGCTCGACGGAGGCAAAGCGCACGGCGGCAACAGCAACAAATACAGCACGTTCTCCGGCTTCATCATCTACTCCGATTGA